In Leopardus geoffroyi isolate Oge1 chromosome D1, O.geoffroyi_Oge1_pat1.0, whole genome shotgun sequence, a single window of DNA contains:
- the CCDC90B gene encoding coiled-coil domain-containing protein 90B, mitochondrial isoform X4 — MHWFRIWKLMEITVQQLMAHLDSIRKDMVILEKSEFANLRAENQKMKTELEQVKQQLINETSQIRADNKLDINLERSRVTDMFTDQEKKLMEATTEFTKNDTKTRSIISETCNKIDTEIASLKTLMESNKLETIRYLAASVFTCLAIALGFYRIWK; from the exons GAAATAACAGTACAACAACTAATGGCTCATTTGGACTCCATCAGGAAAGACATGGTCATCCTAGAGAAAAGTGAATTTGCAAATCTGAGAGCAGAGAACCAG aaaatgaaaactgaattgGAACAAGTTAAGCAGCAACTGATA AATGAAACCAGTCAGATCAGAGCAGACAATAAACTGGACATCAACCTAGAAAGGAGCAGAGTAACAGATATG TTTACAGATCAAGAAAAGAAACTTATGGAAGCAACCACAGAATTTACCAAAAAT GATACCAAAACCAGAAGTATTATTTCAGAGACCTGTAATAAAATTGACACTGAaattgcttctttaaaaacaCTGATGGAGTCTAACAAGCTTGAGACTATCCGTTACCTTGCAG CCTCAGTATTTACATGCCTGGCAATAGCATTGGGATTTTACAGAATCTGGAAATAG